From the genome of Neodiprion pinetum isolate iyNeoPine1 chromosome 3, iyNeoPine1.2, whole genome shotgun sequence, one region includes:
- the LOC124214194 gene encoding thiol S-methyltransferase TMT1A-like isoform X1, translated as MSTADLWVRELGARYGLVLIIVIVIATWAYSRWSKVRKVWYRDHLVGFETECSTLARFHKRRLFEPLHSLVSADSALRDLGRIRILEIGVKTGENIPFYPEACHLIGVDWNRKLADYLFHDDYAWRFQHVFVERTLVGDGSRLSRAIPSESIDAVVTTRTLCSVKSPSAVLREIRRVLVPGGAYFFMEHTPDPERGTLIYWLQAFWSRSRIWPYLYSGCRPDFDPIKSIESAGFKEVRWGRATLHGDVSKPHHLALTRHHMIGTAIR; from the exons ATGAGCACTGCCGATTTGTGGGTGAGAGAATTAGGAGCACGATACGGGCTTGTATTGATCATCGTGATCGTCATCGCTACGTGGGCATATTCGAGATGGTCGAAAGTTCGTAAGGTTTGGTACCGAGATCACCTCGTCGGATTCGAGACAGAATGTTCGACTTTGGCCAGATTCCACAAACGCCGACTCTTCGAGCCTCTGCATAGTCTAGTTTCGGCCGACAGTGCTCTTCGCGATTTGGGACGAATTCGGATCCTTGAGATTGGCGTGAAGACAG gtgaaaatatccCATTCTACCCAGAAGCCTGTCACCTAATAGGGGTGGACTGGAACAGAAAATTGGCCGACTATCTCTTTCACGACGACTACGCCTGGCGCTTCCAACACGTCTTCGTCGAACGTACTCTCGTCGGCGACGGAAGTCGTCTCAGCCGCGCGATACCTTCCGAAAGTATCGACGCCGTTGTGACAACTAGAACATTGTGCTCGGTCAAATCACCTTCTGCCGTACTTCGCGAGATTCGGCGAGTTCTAGTGCCG GGCGGTGCATACTTCTTTATGGAACACACGCCAGACCCTGAACGAGGCACGCTTATTTACTGGCTACAAGCATTTTGGTCTCGATCCAGAATTTGGCCCTACCTCTACAGCGGTTGTCGACCAGATTTCGACCCAATTAAAAGCATTGAATCGGCTGGCTTCAAGGAAGTTCGCTGGGGTAGGGCAACTCTACACGGCGACGTATCAAAACCCCATCATCTTGCCCTTACTCGTCATCACATGATCGGTACGGCAATTCGATGA
- the LOC124214194 gene encoding thiol S-methyltransferase TMT1A-like isoform X2, whose product MSTADLWVRELGARYGLVLIIVIVIATWAYSRWSKVRKVWYRDHLVGFETECSTLARFHKRRLFEPLHSLVSADSALRDLGRIRILEIGVKTGENIPFYPEACHLIGVDWNRKLADYLFHDDYAWRFQHVFVERTLVGDGSRLSRAIPSESIDAVVTTRTLCSVKSPSAVLREIRRVLVPVIGLYISSDKEGRCILLYGTHARP is encoded by the exons ATGAGCACTGCCGATTTGTGGGTGAGAGAATTAGGAGCACGATACGGGCTTGTATTGATCATCGTGATCGTCATCGCTACGTGGGCATATTCGAGATGGTCGAAAGTTCGTAAGGTTTGGTACCGAGATCACCTCGTCGGATTCGAGACAGAATGTTCGACTTTGGCCAGATTCCACAAACGCCGACTCTTCGAGCCTCTGCATAGTCTAGTTTCGGCCGACAGTGCTCTTCGCGATTTGGGACGAATTCGGATCCTTGAGATTGGCGTGAAGACAG gtgaaaatatccCATTCTACCCAGAAGCCTGTCACCTAATAGGGGTGGACTGGAACAGAAAATTGGCCGACTATCTCTTTCACGACGACTACGCCTGGCGCTTCCAACACGTCTTCGTCGAACGTACTCTCGTCGGCGACGGAAGTCGTCTCAGCCGCGCGATACCTTCCGAAAGTATCGACGCCGTTGTGACAACTAGAACATTGTGCTCGGTCAAATCACCTTCTGCCGTACTTCGCGAGATTCGGCGAGTTCTAGTGCCGGTAATTGGATTATATATTTCTTCtgacaaggaag GGCGGTGCATACTTCTTTATGGAACACACGCCAGACCCTGA